In Microtus pennsylvanicus isolate mMicPen1 chromosome 12, mMicPen1.hap1, whole genome shotgun sequence, the following proteins share a genomic window:
- the LOC142832857 gene encoding olfactory receptor 4X2-like, giving the protein MANIHNVTEFIFLGLSPNQEVQRVCFVIFLLLYTAIVLGNLLMVVTVAASRSLGSPMYFFLGCLSFVEICYSSTTVPKLIFDLLAQKKSISVWGCMTQLFFMHFFGGAEIFLLTVMAYDRYVAICKPLHYTSIMNRQVCAVLVGTAWMGGFVHSFAQILLIFHLPYCGPNVIDHYFCDLLPVLKLACSDTFLIGLLIVANGGTLSVISFVVLLASYVVILFHLRTQSSEGRCKALSTCGSHVTVVILFFGPCVFIYMRPSATLPIDKMVAVFYTVITPLLNPVIYSLRNAEVKKAMKTLWIRIIKVDEK; this is encoded by the coding sequence ATGGCTAACATACACAATGTAACTGAGTTCATTTTTCTGGGACTCTCTCCCAATCAAGAGGTACAGAGAGTTTGCTTTGtgatatttctgctcttgtacaCAGCCATTGTTCTTGGGAATCTCCTTATGGTGGTCACTGTCGCAGCCAGCAGAAGTCTTGGAtcccccatgtacttctttctTGGCTGCCTCTCCTTTGTGGAGATCTGCTACTCCTCTACAACAGTGCCCAAACTCATCTTTGATCTCCTAGCTCAGAAGAAATCCATATCTGTATGGGGCTGCATGACACAGCTTTTCTTCATGCATTTTTTTGGTGGCGCTGAGATTTTCCTGCTCACggtgatggcctatgaccgctatgtggccatctgcaagccCCTGCACTACACCAGTATCATGAACAGACAGGTGTGTGCCGTCCTTGTGGGAACAGCGTGGATGGGAGGCTTTGTGCATTCCTTTGCCCAGATCCTTCTTATCTTCCACTTACCTTACTGTGGCCCCAATGTCATTGACCATTATTTCTGTGACTTGCTTCCTGTGCTTAAACTTGCCTGCTCAGACACTTTCCTCATCGGTCTGCTAATTGTTGCCAATGGGGGAACACTGTCTGTGATCAGTTTTGTGGTCCTCTTAGCATCCTATGTGGTTATCTTGTTTCATCTGAGGACTCAAAGCTCTGAGGGGCGGTGCAAAGCCCTTTCCACCTGTGGGTCCCATGTCACTGTAGTTATATTGTTCTTTGGTCCCTGTGTTTTCATCTACATGAGACCTTCTGCTACACTGCCTATAGACAAGATGGTAGCTGTGTTCTACACAGTGATAACTCCCCTCCTCAACCCTGTCATCTACTCCCTGAGAAATGCGGAAGTGAAGAAAGCCATGAAGACTCTATGGATCAGGATAATCAAAGTAGATGAGAAATAG